One genomic window of Trichomycterus rosablanca isolate fTriRos1 chromosome 1, fTriRos1.hap1, whole genome shotgun sequence includes the following:
- the pparab gene encoding peroxisome proliferator-activated receptor alpha b: protein MVDMDSPYSPPSPLEDSVLDSPLCKDFMGGVGDLQDISQSIHEEALSNLDVPQYHPSSSMCSSSESIVPDSLTPASSPSSGVGGAVASQEEFTSASLNLECRVCADRASGYHYGVHACEGCKGFFRRTIRLKLEYDKCERHCKILKKNRNKCQYCRFQKCLAVGMSHNAIRFGRMPQSEKLKLKAEILTGEKEVEDSRQADQKTLAKQIYEAYLKNFSMNKSKARTILTGKTNTPPFVIHDMDTLQLAEQTLVAKMVSTAGGLLEKEAEVRIFHCCQCTSVETVTELTEFAKSVPGFSNLDLNDQVTLLKYGVYEALFAMLASCMNKDGLLVAYGSGFITREFLKSLRRPFSDMMEPKFQFAMKFNSLELDDSDLALFVAAIICCGDRPGLTNVPHIERMQESIVYVLQLHLQNNHPDNAFLFPKLLQKLADLRQLVTEHAQLVQEIRKIEDTSLHPLLQEIYRDMY, encoded by the exons ATGGTAGACATGGATAGCCCATACAGCCCTCCATCTCCGCTGGAGGACTCTGTGCTGGACAGCCCGCTCTGCAAAGACTTTATGGGAGGTGTGGGGGACCTGCAGGACATCTCGCAGTCTATTCATGAAGAGGCACTCAGCAACCTGGACGTCCCTCAGTACCACCCCTCATCCAGCATGTGCTCCAGCTCCGAGAGCATTGTGCCGG ATTCTCTGACCCCGGCATCCAGTCCATCTTCAGGTGTAGGTGGGGCTGTGGCAAGTCAGGAAGAGTTCACCTCTGCCTCGCTGAACCTGGAATGTCGAGTGTGTGCAGATCGAGCCTCAGGGTATCACTACGGCGTCCACGCCTGTGAGGGCTGCAAG GGCTTCTTCAGACGCACCATCCGCCTCAAGCTAGAATATGACAAGTGTGAACGCCACTGCAAAATTCTAAAGAAGAACCGAAACAAGTGTCAGTACTGTCGCTTTCAGAAGTGTCTAGCCGTCGGCATGTCTCACAATG CTATCCGCTTTGGCCGGATGCCTCAGTCTGAAAAGCTGAAGCTGAAAGCAGAGATTCTTACAGGAGAGAAAGAGGTGGAGGATTCTCGACAAGCTGACCAGAAAACCCTTGCCAAGCAAATCTATGAGGCTTATCTGAAGAACTTCAGCATGAACAAATCCAAAGCACGGACCATCCTGAcaggaaaaacaaacacacca CCATTTGTCATCCATGACATGGACACTCTTCAACTGGCTGAGCAGACTCTGGTGGCCAAGATGGTCAGCACTGCAGGAGGGCTGCTTGAAAAAGAGGCTGAAGTGCGCATCTTCCACTGCTGTCAGTGCACATCTGTAGAAACTGTCACAGAACTCACCGAGTTTGCCAAGTCTGTTCCAGGTTTTTCTAACCTGGATCTTAACGACCAA gtaaCATTATTGAAGTATGGTGTATATGAGGCACTCTTTGCCATGCTGGCCTCCTGCATGAATAAAGATGGGCTGCTGGTTGCTTATGGCAGTGGCTTCATCACCCGAGAATTCCTCAAGAGCCTGCGACGACCATTCAGTGACATGATGGAGCCCAAGTTTCAGTTTGCCATGAAGTTTAATTCTCTGGAACTGGATGACAGTGACTTGGCTCTTTTCGTGGCTGCCATCATTTGCTGTGGAG ATCGACCGGGCTTGACGAACGTCCCTCACATCGAGCGGATGCAGGAGAGCATTGTCTACGTACTACAGCTCCACCTTCAGAACAACCATCCGGACAACGCCTTTCTTTTTCCGAAACTGCTGCAGAAACTTGCCGATCTGCGTCAGCTAGTCACAGAACATGCCCAGTTAGTGCAGGAGATAAGGAAAATTGAGGACACGTCACTACATCCTCTACTCCAGGAGATCTACAGAGACATGTACTGA